From the Coffea eugenioides isolate CCC68of chromosome 1, Ceug_1.0, whole genome shotgun sequence genome, the window TAAATTAATTGGGTGTGTAGGTAATTGAATATGTTTGATTGTTGTTTGCATATAAATCTTTTAACAGTTTTAGAGATATTTGAACTTTTACCATAAAATTAATTGTGAGAAAGTTTCATGTGGACCAATGATGGGTTAAATAACCAAGAGGGAATAGCCATTGAATGTGCTTGGCTATAATGCACATATAAACCTCTAACAATTTTAGAGATATTTGAACTCTTACCATGGAATTGATTGCGAGAAAGTTCTACGGTTTTCAATGATGAGTTGAATAGCCAAGGTGGAATGGTATTTGAAATTCCTGTGAGTGACAAGTTCAAATGCTGAAGGATTTTTTGTGACCGGATCCATGTAGGAAATTGGGGACCTAGCTTCCAGGAGCCCAATCCAAGTTTTTTAAATTGGGCACGAGGAGTCCAACTTGCACTTACTTTTAAGGTCAAGGAGTTTCCAGATGCATCAAAATCCGTTAAAGCTGTCAGATTGTCTAAGTGACTCTCACTCACAATGCCTTCCATTGAATTGTCGTCAATACGAAGATCTTCAAGTTTGGAAAGCTGCCAGAGACTTTCAGGAAGAGTTCCAGTGAGTTTGTTGTGAGATACATCCCAGTGCTCCAAGGATGACAGTTTTCCTAAATTTGATGGAATTGAGCCAGATAGAGCATTATCATTTAGCCAAAGTTCTTTGAGCTGGGTACATCTTCCTAAATTTGATGGAATTGAACCAGACAGAGCATTATCATTTAGCCAAAGGATTTCTAGCTTGGTACATCTTCCTAAATTTGATGGAATTGAACCAGATAGAGCATTATTACCTAGCCAAAGCATTTCTAAATTGGTACATCTTCCTAAATTTGATGGAATTGAACCAGATAGAGCATTATCACCTAGCCAAAGGTATTCTAGATTGGAACAGTTGCCAACAGTGCTTGGAATTGGACCATTCAAGTGATTACTACTCGCATCAAGTGTAATCAAGTCCTTCGATGTGAATACTTCACTTGGTAAAGAGGAGCTAAGGTTGTTATTAGATAGGTCAAGATATTGAAGGTTGGAAATGTTGGCAATAGAGCTTGGGATAGAACCTCGAAACTGATTGTGGCCAAGATCAAGTGAAATTAGGGCAGTTAAAGTGGATAATTGGCTTGGGAGGAAGATAGCGAAGTTATTGTATGATAGATCCAAAGATGCAAGGGAACTCCAATTCCAAATTCCATCCAAGGAACCTTCGAATTTATTCCCCGCAAGGTTGAGAGAAATGAGATTGTTAAAATGAATAAGTTCATCTGGTAATGAACCACTCAGGAAGTTCCTAGAAAGATCCAAGTTCTCGAGGGAAGTCAAGTTCCAAAAATCTCTGGACAATGGACCTTCAAACGAGGTCCCACTTAAACCAAGGGAAGTAAGGGCAGTAAGACCGAAAATCCATCTAGGGATGAGGTGTccaagaaaatttccagaaagaTCTAGGCCAGTAAGAGAAGAAAAATTGGCATGGAAGACAAATGTATCTCTGCCAAGATgatgagaaattaaatcaagtTGACAAGAGGACAGATGTATCTCTACCAAAGAAGGGATCGTGTTAATCACCTCTAGCCAATTAGACGCCGTACTAAGGTTCACGCGACTCATTTCCAGGTGCTCCAGATTAGAGAGACCAGCCAACCATTGCAGGTTATCAACTTGAAGATAGGACGGATCGCCTCCTATGCTTAAAGTGCGTAAACTTGACAGGTTTCCAAGCTGATAGGGAACCATTCCTTGAAATCCAGCTCCAGATAAATCCAGGTACCTCAGACTTCTGAGAGACCCAAAAAAACTGGGAATTGGAATTCCACTGAAATCATTTAGACTTAGATCAAGGAAACGCAAGTGAGTCAAATTTTGTAACGAATGACTGATTTTACCGCTTAATGGTGATTCACTCTGAAGGTGAAGTTGAATCACGCGGCCACTTCGGTTGCTACAAACAACTCCTCCCCATTTGCAGCAATCAACGTCGTGGATCCAAGACGAGAGTCTACCATAGGGATCTTCCAAGTCTTTCTTGAAGTCCATAAGAGCTTGTTTCTCACTTGCATCGCAAGTTGCATTTACAGTTTTGCTGGAAGAACAGAGTAAAATTATTGCGACGAGTAAGAAAACAGAGAAATGGGTTGATCCACCCATGGTCATGTGAAATGTCGGAAGAAAAAGGACTACTCCTAGAAAAAGGGCTTGGTTCGGCTACGTTGCAGATAGATATATAGAGCTGGCAGTGGCCGTCAAATTATTGAAGCCTCAAAGCGACTTTGGCAGTTGACGTGGCTATCAATATCAGGCTTGGAAAGCACATTTCACTTTTGCTGCGTTTACATTGACATGTCAACAATGGAAGACTCAGGAATCTGATTTCGAAAAGaatttattatttgtttttgGATTCATTATTGAGAAATTTTAACCTCAGAAATGATTTGAAACAATTTACgaagaaaattacaaaaacataaaatttgtttttggattcttttgtcttttttttttttatagtttttgTGTAAATTACATTGTTCAAAGCCAGATATTGCTGTGAGTGATAAATTCACTCGTTCTAAGCACATATATATATTGGGATTAATATTTTTGCGGTAACAATGCACTAAAATTAGTAAAGCCAGAAAATAAGGAGAAAAAGGAACACGATCAGAACTGTGACAAATATGTCAAACTTATAAGCATTGTAAGTAATTGCAATTTCTAACTAATAAGATAACTTTCATTTCATGAAGTAAAGGAATATaataattttgctttagtttttgaaaagtttttctCCAATAAATTCAAAACCAAAAATTACGTATTTCCAAATTTAATATCACATCAAGTAATCTATTTGCACTAATTATCATAAGGTTACTTTTCGATTCTGCAAATTAGCATCTAGGGTGGAAATTAAAATTAAAGCAGTAAATATTGACATTATAATCTTTCCCATATTACATCGAGGGCTTAATGGATTTCGTACAGACTAAAGACCAAGAGGCTATTTCCAGGATTTCAACTTCTACAGCAAAGACCGAAGATTTTCTGTGGAGAAAAGAACtctataaaatttaaaaaggaaATTTAGATAGAGGAgtgaatat encodes:
- the LOC113781210 gene encoding LRR receptor-like serine/threonine-protein kinase GSO1 isoform X1 → MTMGGSTHFSVFLLVAIILLCSSSKTVNATCDASEKQALMDFKKDLEDPYGRLSSWIHDVDCCKWGGVVCSNRSGRVIQLHLQSESPLSGKISHSLQNLTHLRFLDLSLNDFSGIPIPSFFGSLRSLRYLDLSGAGFQGMVPYQLGNLSSLRTLSIGGDPSYLQVDNLQWLAGLSNLEHLEMSRVNLSTASNWLEVINTIPSLVEIHLSSCQLDLISHHLGRDTFVFHANFSSLTGLDLSGNFLGHLIPRWIFGLTALTSLGLSGTSFEGPLSRDFWNLTSLENLDLSRNFLSGSLPDELIHFNNLISLNLAGNKFEGSLDGIWNWSSLASLDLSYNNFAIFLPSQLSTLTALISLDLGHNQFRGSIPSSIANISNLQYLDLSNNNLSSSLPSEVFTSKDLITLDASSNHLNGPIPSTVGNCSNLEYLWLGDNALSGSIPSNLGRCTNLEMLWLGNNALSGSIPSNLGRCTKLEILWLNDNALSGSIPSNLGRCTQLKELWLNDNALSGSIPSNLGKLSSLEHWDVSHNKLTGTLPESLWQLSKLEDLRIDDNSMEGIVSESHLDNLTALTDFDASGNSLTLKVSASWTPRAQFKKLGLGSWKLGPQFPTWIRSQKILQHLNLSLTGISNTIPPWLFNSSLKTVELSRNQFHGGISHILCEVKNEYQVLGYLDLRENSLSGDIPDCWMNYPILYHINLDSNNFTGSIPRSLFHLEDLMYLSLGNNSLTGPITFDFE
- the LOC113781210 gene encoding LRR receptor-like serine/threonine-protein kinase GSO1 isoform X2, yielding MVPYQLGNLSSLRTLSIGGDPSYLQVDNLQWLAGLSNLEHLEMSRVNLSTASNWLEVINTIPSLVEIHLSSCQLDLISHHLGRDTFVFHANFSSLTGLDLSGNFLGHLIPRWIFGLTALTSLGLSGTSFEGPLSRDFWNLTSLENLDLSRNFLSGSLPDELIHFNNLISLNLAGNKFEGSLDGIWNWSSLASLDLSYNNFAIFLPSQLSTLTALISLDLGHNQFRGSIPSSIANISNLQYLDLSNNNLSSSLPSEVFTSKDLITLDASSNHLNGPIPSTVGNCSNLEYLWLGDNALSGSIPSNLGRCTNLEMLWLGNNALSGSIPSNLGRCTKLEILWLNDNALSGSIPSNLGRCTQLKELWLNDNALSGSIPSNLGKLSSLEHWDVSHNKLTGTLPESLWQLSKLEDLRIDDNSMEGIVSESHLDNLTALTDFDASGNSLTLKVSASWTPRAQFKKLGLGSWKLGPQFPTWIRSQKILQHLNLSLTGISNTIPPWLFNSSLKTVELSRNQFHGGISHILCEVKNEYQVLGYLDLRENSLSGDIPDCWMNYPILYHINLDSNNFTGSIPRSLFHLEDLMYLSLGNNSLTGPITFDFE